One region of Citrus sinensis cultivar Valencia sweet orange chromosome 6, DVS_A1.0, whole genome shotgun sequence genomic DNA includes:
- the LOC107177079 gene encoding uncharacterized protein LOC107177079 — MTKLHGVISDRPELVFISDRCTAVKRAVLKAFHTAGHGLCFYHVKGNIKSKFRMSKAIWDQFEPAFINAAKAYAHEEFKRQLEGLWMLHSAAADYLKNNVGTCNWARKLVAESMSTRLTTWADEIVGERRILAERTTVRPVSQHRFHVLGGGMKEGIIDIHERTCSCRVFQLDQLVCAHAIAACLIVRVDYISLCSDYYSKDSLVMAYAEPVEPVGDMTDWDIPEEIQEIRINPPIKAPPPGSRPELRIPSIGEDVNRRTMRCGRCNQPGHNRKRCKNPIVSNPN, encoded by the exons ATGACGAAGTTACACGGAGTGATTAGCGATAGGCCAGAGTTAGTATTTATCTCTGATCGATGCACTGCCGTCAAGCGAGCCGTTTTAAAAGCATTTCACACTGCTGGTCATGGACTTTGTTTTTACCATGTCAAAGGCAACATTAAGTCTAAATTCAGGATGTCCAAAGCTATTTGGGATCAATTCGAGCCAGCTTTTATCAATGCAGCAAAGGCATATGCACacgaagaatttaaaagacaaCTTGAAGGGTTGTGGATGCTCCACTCGGCCGCGGCTGATTACTTAAAGAATAATGTGGGCACGTGTAATTGGGCAAG aaaacTTGTGGCTGAATCGATGAGCACTCGTCTAACGACGTGGGCAGATGAGATAGTTGGCGAAAGGAGAATTTTGGCCGAAAGAACGACCGTTCGGCCAGTGTCTCAGCATCGATTTCATGTTTTGGGTGGTGGTATGAAGGAAGGGATAATTGACATTCATGAAAGAACTTGCTCATGTAGAGTATTCCAACTCGATCAGCTTGTTTGTGCGCATGCAATTGCTGCTTGTCTGATCGTCCGTGTGGATTATATAAGTCTTTGCTCTGATTATTACTCTAAAGATTCATTGGTCATGGCATATGCAGAACCAGTGGAGCCGGTTGGGGACATGACAGATTGGGACATTCCAGAAGAAATCCAAGAAATCAGAATTAACCCACCGATCAAAGCACCACCACCTGGTAGTCGTCCAGAGTTAAGAATTCCTTCTATCGGTGAGGATGTTAACCGAAGAACTATGAGATGTGGTCGATGCAACCAACCCGGTCATAACCGCAAGAGATGTAAAAATCCCATTGTGTCAAATCCAAACTGA